The Poecilia reticulata strain Guanapo linkage group LG1, Guppy_female_1.0+MT, whole genome shotgun sequence DNA window AAGAATATATTTCTAATACATaaaatttattatatatatatatatataattttattgatattattgattttattggAGCATTTTTGAGATATCAAAATCTCCAATCAATAATCCATTATTAGGTAGAACATTAGTAGTTACACCTAGGGAAATTTGCAGCAGCATTCTGTTAGGTAGAGCAGAAAACACTATTGTATATTCTCCTGGTGTAGCAAGCaaattaaatttgcattttaaaaaatcattgtAAGAAACGAGATTCCCTTCATCGTAATGCTTAGCCAGTGCAATTCCATGTTCCATccagttttcattaaaaagtaatttattcttAGATAAAATATTCCCATTATTCTAAATATAACAACTAGTAGGAGAAAAGTTATGTTTGTAAATGGGTCTCTAGGCCAGAAGAGCTTGTTTATGGAAAGAAGAATAACTTTTCTGGTAAACTTTTCCAACTTTCCCTTTCCCAAGTACACTTGTGTTGTGCAACCATTTTCCCTTCCGTGCAACACCCATGTCCATTTACCGGTTCCGGGACCTAAGAGTAATTACATTCAGAAATAATGAGATATAAAACAGGCTGTAATGCcgaaaatgattaaatgttacaaGTCATACAGAAGTAATAATGGAACAGATACAGAGTGTCATTACCGACCAGCGCTGAGTGAAGCACAGCAAGTGAAGCAAAGATTGGGACTGTCGCTAGTCTTATATGTTATGGTTATGTAAGCATGCAGCATTGTGTATGTGAGCAGATAAAATAGATCAAAGACGGAATCATATATAACACTTGGATATATGATTTGGAATTGGGTTTTAAAAGAGTTTTATTATTATGGGTGAAATAtcttggcaaaaatatttttcattgtacaataaaattgttatcctttttttgaaagatactcttttttttaaagcttcgTGTTTTAAATCACGATTCAAACCACACCATGCTTAAATAAATCCCATTTATACTCAATTTCCCTTCACCTCCTTGTTCAGGAAACCATAAGCAACCAACAGGATTGTGATGACCCAATCACGACGGCGATGTAGCTTTCTCGTTTAGCGATAGGCTATTTTCACATAGAAGTCCCACGATGCATTGCTGCAACGCCCTACAATTCAAATCCTGTGGGCCAATCAGAGAGTGCGACAACGACAGAGGCAGCAATTTAAACTTGTACAGAAAACTGTTGTCATAAGGCTGGAGAGAACAATCGAGTAACTACCGTCGGGCAGGTCTGGCGaattatttaatgatttttttaaagtttgcttttcaTGCGTCGTTGTTTTAATGGTTAATGTTGTCTTAATGAACACTTGCACAAAAAGGGcgttagttttgatttaaacacGAATGCAAGCGGAAGGAAGCTAGCTTGCCAGGTTAAACTAGCGTCGGTTGAGTTGAGGCTAACTTTAATTGCTTCGTTGAACCGCTTAAgtggtttatttctttaaaaaacaaccgAAAAGCTTCCTTAAACCAAAATGAGTGCTGGTGTTGCGAAGCCAGCTCCCACGTCTGCACTTTCCGATCCGAAGTCGGCGCCTCTCAAAGAGATCCCAGACATCTTGGTTGACCCCCGCACCACGAAGAGATACACGAGAGGAAGATTTCTGGGGAAGGGGGGCTTCGCCAAATGCTACGAAATCACAGATGTTGAGACGAAGCAGGTATTCGCTGGGAAAATTGTGCCGAAATCTCTGATCCTGAAGCAGCACCAAAGGGAAAAGATGACGTCTGAAATCGCCATTCACAAGAGCCTTAATCATCCGAACATTGTTGGCTTCCACGGCTTCTTTGAGGACGACGACTTCGTCTTTGTGGTCCTGGAAATCTGCAGGAGAAGGGTAAGTGTAATTATAAAACGATCAATGATTACCAAGCCTCTGTATTTTAAGCGGAAATAAATTACCATGTATTTCTACTTTAAACACCCAAATTTGTGTTATGGCAGTTTAACCCAGACAGTTTATTCAAATATTACTGGAGGGCCTCCAGGTTTACGGTTTAGTCAACTGGAAtacgtttttttaaaatgtgtttattaaaaccTTCTTTTTTCAGTCTCTGTTGGAGCTGCACAAGCGGCGTAAGGCTGTCACAGAGCCAGAGGCCCGGTACTACATGACCCAGCTGCTGAAGGGAGTCCATTACCTGCACAACAACAGAGTCATTCACAGAGACCTGAAGCTGGGGAACATCTTCCTCAATGACGAGATGGAGGTTAAGATAGGTACTTAGCCATAATATGCTtatataaaacttttaatttctgtaGAAAACATTATGGGAATATATTTGTATCTATATAGCACAtattcagcaacaaggcaattcaaaaagtgctttacatgaattaaaagggaaatgcaaacaaaataacaaaccagaGAGaacatttctttgatttgtCTTTGCAAGACCTATGTGGATTTCAGAAAAATTGGCCAACaagataaaatgtaatttagagAAGAGCAGATGGATCTGGAATGATCAGTTCTCATGATCACTAATGGTCTGTAATCATTTCAAGTTAAGTTGTTGCTTCATCACTCTTTACTTGTGCAGAAAATGCAATGGTATGAGCTGAGTCTTATCAGTCAGCCCCACCATGCATGAACCTGCAATGCATCACAATACATCTAAAGACAGATCTTTCAATAGTAATCCATGTTTTATTACATGTTGTTTATTCAGATGAAAAATGCACCACTCCATTGCATCTTTTGGACACTTTTTTTGTCCTtaatatgttgaagttttaacatttaaaacattccatttttttttttctaggggACTTTGGTTTGGCTACTAAGATCGAGTTTGACGGCGAACGGAAGAAGACGTTGTGCGGAACGCCCAACTACATAGCGCCTGAAGTTCTCTGTAAAAAAGGCCACAGTTACGAAGTGGACGTCTGGTCACTGGGATGCATACTGTAAGTTTGGAAATGCAGTATGGAACATAGTTTTGGAACCAAGTTGGTCAAGATCATTATGCTGACACCAGGTAACGATCCAGTGCAGTAACCTGTCCTCTGTCTGCTCTCTCAGGTACACTCTGTTGGTGGGTAAGCCCCCGTTTGAAACGTCCTGTCTGAAGGAAACCTACAGTCGCATCAAGAAAAACAGCTACGTCATCCCCTGGGTAAGATTGCTGTGTTTATGCTGCTTTGTGGAACATATTGAACAGGTTTAGTTTAAACCTCCTGGACTGTATACAGCACATCAACCCCGCCGCAGCGTCGCTAATCAAGAGGATGCTGCACGCCGATCCTGCTCAGAGGCCCACCATCACTCAGCTGCAAGAGGACGAGTTCCTCACGTCAGGCTACATCCCGCTGCGCCTGCCCACCACATGCCTCACTGTGCCCCCACGCTTCTCCATTGCCCCCTCCACCACTGCAGAGCTTGGCCAACGACGTCCCCTCTCTGCTTTGAACAACAAAGGTAATGAGTCTCTCCTCTCTAGGCCATATCAGGCCTCGGGTCTGAACGATGCGTTTAGTAGGTCTGATTCTTGataaatattgctgttttgtttttaggtggGACAGAGAAGATGGAGGTGAAAGACGATGCTTTGCCGAAGTAAGATGAGATATTTTCTGCAAGTCTGGgttcaagtttttcatttttacttgtaGCCATCAGGTTTCACAATGCCCAAGTCTCTTCTAATTTATATTTGTAggttatttattaatatattgcATGTCAttgcttgttatttatttgtttatatctaGGAATTTTGAACTTATCACTCTTAGGTCTATATCACAATACACCTAAAAGGCAGATCTTTCAATAGTaatccatgttttatttatataatatataattacaaactttgtgtttattccCTAAGATGGAGTAGctttcaacaaataagcaatataaagtatattctattccAAGTTGTCTGTTTTCCATCTGTTGTAGAGATATAAACCATTCTGACTTGTATTCTGTTTGCAGAGAGATTGAGCCGTCAGAGAACCACCTGAAAGacatgctgcagcagctcaacAGCATCATGGCCTCCAAGCCAGCAGAGAAGGCATTCATCCGGCAAGGtcggtttgtttttcagtttttcttgacTGTTTGTGTCAAGTTGGAAAAGATCAGCTTAGAAAAGTTTGGTTTATCTTTTCAGAGGAAGCAGAGGATCCTGCATGCATTCCCATTTTCTGGATCAGCAAATGGGTTGACTACTCAGACAAATACGGGCTGGGTAAGTATTAGAAACATTCAAAAAGTGAGAATGCAAGACATCTGACTCACAAACATCAATTAAGCTCTTTAATAGGACTATGAAGGGATCTGCAGAAAGCCATGAAGTGTggcatttgatttttattcatttttaagtttgGGTGTGTTTGCAAAGAGCTTCTGTGCATGAGAAAAACTTGACTTGCAAGGTGTATTCCTTGTCTCGCCATGTAAGAGatacaaatctgaaattttcaatCAAAGACGAGATATCCCACTGGCAGCAGCTTGTAAATGATTTTTAGTCTAATTgtaaatggtttaaaatgttggaataatatatttttatttttgcctgctTCCTTCAAGTGACATGCTTGGAGTGACTGACACAACATGATGTCTACTGAT harbors:
- the plk1 gene encoding serine/threonine-protein kinase PLK1, which encodes MSAGVAKPAPTSALSDPKSAPLKEIPDILVDPRTTKRYTRGRFLGKGGFAKCYEITDVETKQVFAGKIVPKSLILKQHQREKMTSEIAIHKSLNHPNIVGFHGFFEDDDFVFVVLEICRRRSLLELHKRRKAVTEPEARYYMTQLLKGVHYLHNNRVIHRDLKLGNIFLNDEMEVKIGDFGLATKIEFDGERKKTLCGTPNYIAPEVLCKKGHSYEVDVWSLGCILYTLLVGKPPFETSCLKETYSRIKKNSYVIPWHINPAAASLIKRMLHADPAQRPTITQLQEDEFLTSGYIPLRLPTTCLTVPPRFSIAPSTTAELGQRRPLSALNNKGGTEKMEVKDDALPKEIEPSENHLKDMLQQLNSIMASKPAEKAFIRQEEAEDPACIPIFWISKWVDYSDKYGLGYQLCDNSVGVLFNDYTRLIMYADGDSLQYIDKMAAESYMSVRSFPATLNKKITLLKYFRNYMSEHLLKAGANVARREGDELARLPYLSLWFRTKSAIVLHLSNGTVQINFFQDHTKLILCPLMAAVTYIDEKRDFRTYKLSLLEEFGCCRELASRMRYAKLMVEKLLDSKSSSAAH